In Mucilaginibacter celer, one DNA window encodes the following:
- a CDS encoding SusD/RagB family nutrient-binding outer membrane lipoprotein: MKKSSILLCACMTSALILLGSCRKNWLDVNYNPRELTDTQVTPDLVIATVLEQAAGFKQDFDLMAMWMGYWCPPAFRNGTPITTYNQPAQMSYPTADIILMEQKASSLHEDFYVGVAKTVKSLMWARVVDEVNNAPYTEAYNPDILRPKYDSGQSIYENVMNELTLASSLIKNADMAKNPKIAASDIMFHGDKQKWQQFINTLKLRLLIHQANLPGRESYIKAEMTKIINQGSGFLPSGTDAAVNPGYSLVKGVSKYYGLYSNKNRVFGGRADEFGLSLDYAHANVFGMNLLKADDDPRLAFIYSPIDVPFPAGGAEPFPQPGSAEFRGAQFGLEVNAFSYPFQTRSYISAVGGNSNTDVVNDASAGIIKGNNMDGWAITSIESKFLQAEAIQRGWLPGDPQQAYIDAVKESFRWLNVGKSRSLPALSDAIFSTWYNNQVTGANARVSWTAAPDKYKLLMSQKYTALNGIDPIESWTDYRRNGNFPAIALSVDPGRVSDRLPIRFDYGFNEYLTNAANLNAYGSVNVFSSKIWWMP, encoded by the coding sequence ATGAAAAAGTCATCGATATTATTATGCGCCTGCATGACCAGCGCACTTATATTACTCGGCTCCTGCAGAAAAAACTGGCTGGACGTCAATTACAACCCCAGAGAACTTACGGACACCCAAGTTACACCGGATTTAGTTATCGCAACAGTTTTAGAACAAGCGGCTGGTTTTAAGCAAGATTTCGACTTAATGGCGATGTGGATGGGCTACTGGTGTCCGCCTGCTTTCCGAAATGGTACGCCAATTACTACCTACAATCAACCAGCGCAGATGAGCTATCCAACGGCGGACATCATTCTGATGGAACAAAAAGCGTCCTCGCTCCACGAAGATTTTTATGTTGGCGTGGCAAAAACGGTCAAATCATTAATGTGGGCCCGTGTAGTTGACGAGGTAAATAATGCTCCTTACACGGAAGCTTACAACCCGGACATCCTTCGTCCTAAATATGACAGTGGTCAATCGATCTATGAAAATGTGATGAACGAGCTGACGCTGGCATCTTCCCTGATTAAAAATGCGGATATGGCAAAGAATCCCAAGATCGCCGCCTCAGACATTATGTTTCACGGAGATAAACAAAAATGGCAGCAGTTTATAAATACGCTTAAGTTAAGACTGTTGATCCATCAGGCAAATCTCCCCGGCCGGGAGAGTTATATAAAAGCAGAGATGACCAAAATTATAAATCAAGGGTCGGGTTTCTTGCCAAGCGGAACGGATGCTGCCGTCAACCCCGGTTATAGCCTGGTTAAAGGTGTATCGAAATATTATGGCTTATATTCCAATAAGAACCGGGTATTCGGTGGCCGTGCTGATGAGTTCGGACTTTCGCTCGATTACGCACACGCCAATGTTTTTGGCATGAACCTTTTAAAAGCTGATGATGATCCTCGCCTGGCTTTCATCTATTCGCCGATTGATGTACCCTTTCCCGCGGGTGGTGCCGAGCCATTTCCCCAACCAGGATCTGCTGAATTTAGGGGAGCGCAATTTGGTCTTGAAGTTAATGCATTTAGCTATCCTTTCCAAACGCGCTCCTACATTTCGGCCGTAGGCGGCAATAGTAATACGGATGTTGTCAATGATGCCTCTGCCGGAATTATCAAAGGAAACAATATGGATGGATGGGCGATTACCAGCATTGAAAGCAAATTTCTGCAGGCTGAGGCCATACAAAGAGGCTGGCTACCGGGCGATCCGCAACAAGCCTACATTGATGCTGTTAAGGAATCGTTCCGCTGGCTGAACGTAGGTAAGTCACGGTCACTTCCTGCATTATCGGATGCTATTTTTTCGACATGGTACAATAACCAGGTGACGGGAGCAAATGCCAGAGTGAGCTGGACCGCGGCGCCAGATAAGTACAAGCTGCTGATGAGTCAAAAATACACCGCCCTCAATGGTATCGATCCTATTGAATCGTGGACGGATTACAGGCGTAATGGAAATTTTCCTGCTATTGCGCTCTCTGTCGATCCGGGTAGGGTGAGTGATAGACTGCCCATCCGGTTCGATTATGGATTCAATGAATATTTAACAAATGCAGCTAACCTGAACGCCTATGGTAGCGTCAATGTTTTTAGTAGCAAAATATGGTGGATGCCCTAA
- a CDS encoding GIN domain-containing protein encodes MKTQILSFIAMMIMVSGLTQNASANTFKDDNFTVLNDISAINKIEVRGNVELFISDGNMDRVKVYNKYYAENALVQSRNGVLRISNYKAEKLVIWVSASDLRSVSAFDNSSIQSFGKLFRVEFSIDLHDAASAKLDLDVYAAELTVKDHAKVELSGAADELTMDGSERSSLGTGFAVAHFNEIRPVVTAKLSDEVFGM; translated from the coding sequence ATGAAAACTCAAATTTTATCCTTTATCGCCATGATGATCATGGTGTCAGGATTAACTCAAAACGCTTCTGCAAATACCTTTAAAGACGATAATTTTACTGTATTGAACGATATCAGTGCGATCAACAAAATCGAAGTTCGCGGTAACGTCGAATTATTTATATCCGATGGCAATATGGATCGCGTCAAGGTTTATAACAAGTACTACGCAGAGAACGCCCTGGTTCAAAGCAGGAACGGGGTATTGAGAATTTCAAACTATAAAGCAGAAAAACTGGTCATTTGGGTCAGCGCCAGTGACCTCCGTTCTGTTTCCGCATTTGACAATTCTTCAATCCAATCGTTTGGAAAGCTTTTCAGGGTTGAATTCAGCATTGACCTACATGACGCAGCTTCCGCAAAGCTAGATCTGGATGTATATGCTGCTGAGTTAACTGTAAAAGATCATGCTAAAGTCGAACTGAGCGGAGCTGCTGATGAACTTACGATGGATGGCAGCGAAAGGTCAAGTTTGGGAACCGGATTTGCTGTGGCGCATTTCAATGAAATCAGACCGGTTGTGACCGCGAAACTCAGTGATGAAGTTTTTGGTATGTAA
- a CDS encoding BamA/TamA family outer membrane protein — translation MLRKLLIPLLPVLAATSTQAQKIEPSAWQIFPDSAVVKVHPSYNDVSGIHRWLFGENYRKEWAMRVKLPVLKLSLINGGLKPVRQGGGMESKSLRLEDKTAREWVLRSVEKMPDKLLPANLQGTFAIDWVGDEFSGQHPYSALVVPPLAEAARVPHANPVIGLVAEDPALGEYAKIFEGMVCLLEEREPTGPSDNTFKMDRELIKSYDTRLDAETFLRAKMLDLLMGDWDRHEDQWRWKPSKSVNDKIYTSVPRDRDQVFHITQGLFPSVAALPWLDPTLENFDGNIPRVRYSLFKTRFARAYPDMQMTYAEYTRIVDGFVKAETDEVLETALRRLPVENYRLRHDELFAKLRKRRDNIPAAMGQYYKFINRIVDIRATDKDEQITITDGPDNSMHIVLGKSDKRGMEDRAVMDMFYHPDTTREVRIYTSAGDDHITVNTQKTPIRLRIVDSIGHKTFDILRTATTLNVYGPAVAPLMRGNTGRIREHLSDDTANIRFLPTNLYNVWMPLATAALNKDDGFLLGLGFKYTGYDGFRKLPYSTVQQLLITHAFATDAFRIKYNGEWMQAVGKADFTLEAYAQAPDNTMNFFGRGNETVLDKTGEYRRYYRTRFDIYQLDPALRWKPGKGTTISAGPSFQFYHLSLNGNAGRFINQKSLINSYDSSSVNKDKAHAGVLVNLISDHKDNRILPTSGYYLQVNLLASEGINSYSKSFSQIRTEFTYYQKLNKSGSIVLSDRVGGGVTIGKSAFYQSMFLGGQGNLLGYLQNRFAGQHMVFNNFQARVKLADIASYILPGQLGLTGFYDAGRVWINGEHSDKWHTGTGGGLFFAPASLTVLQVMAGHSTEGWYPYVALNFRI, via the coding sequence ATGTTACGAAAATTACTTATCCCATTATTGCCTGTCCTCGCAGCGACAAGCACCCAGGCTCAAAAAATTGAACCGTCCGCATGGCAGATATTCCCCGATAGTGCTGTTGTCAAAGTTCACCCTTCTTATAATGATGTATCCGGCATACACCGCTGGTTATTTGGTGAAAATTACCGGAAAGAGTGGGCAATGCGGGTAAAATTGCCCGTCCTTAAATTGTCGCTGATCAACGGCGGGCTTAAGCCGGTACGGCAGGGCGGAGGTATGGAGTCCAAATCTTTACGGCTGGAGGATAAAACAGCGCGGGAATGGGTATTGCGAAGTGTTGAAAAGATGCCGGACAAACTGCTGCCTGCCAACCTGCAGGGTACTTTTGCCATCGATTGGGTGGGTGACGAATTCAGCGGGCAGCATCCTTATTCGGCGCTCGTTGTTCCGCCCCTGGCAGAAGCGGCGCGTGTTCCGCACGCTAATCCCGTTATCGGTTTGGTTGCTGAAGATCCGGCTCTTGGCGAATATGCTAAGATCTTTGAGGGTATGGTATGCCTGCTGGAGGAGCGCGAACCGACCGGACCTTCCGATAACACTTTTAAGATGGATCGTGAGCTGATCAAAAGTTATGATACCCGCCTGGACGCGGAAACTTTTTTAAGGGCTAAAATGCTTGACCTGCTTATGGGGGATTGGGACAGGCATGAAGACCAGTGGCGCTGGAAGCCGTCAAAAAGCGTAAATGATAAAATATATACCAGTGTACCCCGGGACCGGGACCAGGTTTTTCATATCACACAAGGGCTATTTCCTTCTGTAGCCGCTCTTCCCTGGCTCGACCCGACATTGGAGAACTTTGACGGCAATATTCCACGGGTCAGATATTCCCTGTTTAAAACGCGTTTTGCAAGAGCTTACCCGGATATGCAAATGACTTATGCCGAATACACCAGGATCGTAGACGGATTTGTAAAAGCTGAAACGGATGAGGTTCTGGAGACGGCCCTCAGAAGGTTGCCTGTGGAGAACTATCGTTTGAGACATGACGAACTGTTTGCCAAACTCAGAAAACGAAGGGATAACATTCCCGCTGCGATGGGACAATATTACAAGTTCATCAACCGGATCGTTGATATCCGCGCTACTGACAAGGATGAGCAGATAACCATTACGGACGGACCGGATAATTCCATGCATATTGTGCTTGGAAAATCTGATAAGAGAGGCATGGAAGATCGGGCCGTCATGGACATGTTTTACCACCCGGATACTACCAGGGAAGTACGGATTTATACATCTGCCGGTGATGATCATATTACGGTCAATACACAGAAAACCCCGATCAGGCTGCGCATAGTAGATAGCATCGGTCACAAAACTTTTGATATACTGCGGACTGCTACAACGCTGAATGTTTACGGGCCCGCTGTTGCTCCCTTAATGAGGGGCAATACCGGCCGCATCAGGGAACATCTGTCTGATGACACGGCCAATATCAGGTTTCTGCCAACCAATCTCTACAATGTATGGATGCCGCTGGCCACCGCTGCCTTAAATAAGGATGACGGATTTCTGCTCGGTCTTGGTTTCAAATATACAGGGTACGACGGCTTCAGAAAATTGCCTTATTCCACAGTACAGCAATTATTGATCACCCATGCATTTGCCACGGACGCATTCCGGATCAAATACAACGGAGAATGGATGCAGGCGGTTGGAAAGGCTGATTTTACTTTAGAAGCGTACGCACAGGCACCGGACAATACGATGAATTTCTTCGGTAGGGGTAATGAGACGGTTTTGGATAAGACCGGCGAATACAGGCGTTATTACCGCACCCGGTTTGATATTTATCAGTTAGACCCGGCGCTTCGCTGGAAACCGGGCAAAGGGACAACAATCAGCGCCGGTCCGTCATTCCAGTTTTATCACCTGAGTCTGAACGGCAATGCTGGTCGTTTTATTAATCAAAAAAGCCTTATCAATAGCTATGACAGTTCATCGGTTAATAAAGACAAAGCCCACGCTGGGGTCCTGGTCAACCTGATAAGTGATCATAAGGATAACCGGATCCTGCCAACAAGCGGTTATTATTTACAGGTAAACCTGCTGGCCTCTGAAGGGATTAACAGTTATTCCAAATCTTTTAGTCAAATAAGGACTGAATTTACCTATTACCAAAAGCTGAATAAAAGCGGAAGCATCGTACTCTCAGATCGCGTCGGCGGCGGCGTTACAATCGGTAAATCAGCTTTTTATCAGTCCATGTTCCTGGGAGGACAGGGTAATTTACTGGGATATCTTCAAAACCGTTTTGCAGGCCAGCACATGGTATTTAACAATTTCCAGGCCCGCGTAAAGCTGGCGGATATTGCCAGCTATATTTTGCCGGGGCAGTTAGGTCTAACCGGCTTTTACGATGCGGGAAGGGTTTGGATAAACGGCGAACATTCGGATAAATGGCATACCGGCACTGGTGGAGGTTTGTTTTTTGCGCCGGCAAGCTTAACAGTATTGCAGGTTATGGCAGGTCACTCGACTGAAGGTTGGTATCCATATGTTGCATTAAATTTCAGAATTTAA
- a CDS encoding RteC domain-containing protein → MNTKVLLVTPSAIRMMAIPIIKTAIMMTKFYDRLFADLNKDLNAVMLEEHENIRRLERSVSLCLKYLQKLKDFWKAHDPGTPTEDINFFKQVKPRFKAQLIFYQSLLNIESRKPLGNGTAVAKFYTGEIRVLKHFFESNLSFYQYVRIQACHLDEYYFLRGTYDIHLDPDQCMIDFDPAFSTSHDHKLALVIAHELLQHHLEEAIQKAGQRESLVHAGHEFQDFDWKQTKCALIELIYSWHATEAFGKRSLKSIAKFIERSFNISLGNFYDTYDWLCGRPCPTLYIDEMKTAFLMRVQKKLK, encoded by the coding sequence ATGAATACGAAGGTTTTGTTAGTTACACCATCCGCTATTCGGATGATGGCAATCCCGATCATTAAAACAGCCATTATGATGACGAAATTTTATGACCGACTTTTTGCAGATTTAAATAAAGATTTAAACGCGGTCATGCTGGAAGAGCATGAGAACATCAGGCGATTGGAAAGATCTGTCAGCCTGTGTCTGAAGTACCTTCAGAAACTTAAAGATTTCTGGAAAGCGCACGACCCGGGGACACCCACGGAGGATATCAACTTCTTTAAACAGGTCAAGCCCAGATTCAAGGCGCAGCTCATCTTTTACCAATCCCTGCTCAATATCGAGAGCCGTAAACCACTCGGAAACGGAACCGCCGTTGCTAAATTTTACACCGGCGAGATCAGGGTCCTCAAACACTTTTTTGAAAGCAACCTGTCCTTTTACCAGTATGTCCGTATACAGGCCTGCCACCTCGACGAATACTATTTTTTACGGGGCACTTACGATATCCATCTCGACCCCGATCAATGCATGATCGATTTTGACCCTGCATTCAGCACGAGTCATGACCATAAACTGGCACTGGTCATCGCCCATGAATTGCTACAGCATCACCTGGAAGAAGCCATTCAGAAAGCGGGTCAGCGGGAATCTCTGGTACACGCAGGTCATGAATTTCAGGACTTCGACTGGAAGCAAACGAAATGCGCGCTGATCGAGCTCATTTACAGCTGGCATGCCACAGAGGCTTTTGGAAAACGCAGCCTGAAAAGCATCGCCAAATTCATTGAAAGGTCTTTTAATATTTCCCTGGGTAACTTTTATGATACCTACGACTGGCTGTGCGGACGGCCCTGTCCCACCCTGTACATCGATGAAATGAAAACGGCCTTTTTAATGCGGGTGCAAAAAAAATTAAAATAA
- a CDS encoding M16 family metallopeptidase, with product MKLYRILQIALLLTSPIFTNRASSQELPQDPAILKGQLKNGFTYIIRKNTVPKKKLTVYLVIKAGSVLENDNQRGLAHFMEHMSFNGTKHFPANSLVEFLQKAGVRFGADLNAYTSFDETVYQLPIAADDVTLVDQALQVIRDWAQDATLDQAELDKERGVVLEEERMRSGIQSRMSERLMPIIYNRSKYASRLPIGVDSVLKNFDRETILSFYRDWYRPDLEGIIVVGDIDPKGIEQKVKALFDDLKVPAVPKLRPDFQIQLNGARQYAVITDKEMQGSSLQVIYKFPHRKLRTNADYLEYLKRNLFNLVLANRLQSVYQNNAAFYLGAGASVQPILSNVDAFTITVSTKNGLLKPGFQALWREMTKIRDNGFTDVELETAKTFYLSRVQAQADEVDKAPSGQLAGEYTRLFLQGEASPGVLKEAELTTAYLPTISPNHLKQLMKRYLAMPDRDVIASGPESAKDKLPIEAALAGWLDEADASSAPTGIANSGQFDVERKPLIEAISSPGKIVSSKEIKAFDGHELVLSNGLRIIVKPTTFQNNEIAFSAFSPGGTSVTKDADFRSASLAAAIVSQSGIGSFGSETLRLKLTGKIAGVSPFINERFAGLYGATNISDLETALQLTYLYFTSPRKDTTIFQSEIGRLTASLQNKIDVPDNQFADTVNAVLTNNSYRRKPISLDEVKEIDLDKILKFYREQFSDASNFTFVFVGNVNLETAKPLFEKYLGALPTSNSHYNWHDLNIRIPSGKLTKTVKAGDEVKATVSMVISGDYLFSIEENLKLEGIKQMLEIHLIERLREKESGVYSPKVNLDLSKYLKQYAFSISFTCAPSNVDKLIDATWQEIKSIKDLGPTADDLKKFQSEQSSAIESSLETNRFWLSYLTNQYQNQEDITAVQRQRELLKSFNSEVYRDAAQRYLTDRNYIRLVKLPKDR from the coding sequence ATGAAACTATATAGAATACTCCAAATCGCGCTGTTATTAACCAGCCCTATATTTACTAACCGGGCTTCTTCACAAGAATTGCCACAGGACCCTGCCATCCTAAAAGGTCAATTAAAAAACGGCTTTACATATATTATTCGCAAAAATACTGTACCGAAAAAAAAACTAACCGTATATCTGGTAATCAAGGCCGGGTCAGTGCTGGAAAATGACAACCAGCGAGGTCTTGCACATTTTATGGAACATATGAGTTTTAATGGGACAAAACATTTCCCCGCCAACAGCTTGGTCGAATTTTTGCAAAAAGCTGGTGTACGTTTTGGAGCCGATCTAAACGCATACACATCATTTGACGAGACAGTTTATCAGCTCCCTATCGCAGCAGATGATGTGACCTTGGTCGATCAGGCGCTGCAGGTGATACGTGACTGGGCGCAGGACGCTACACTTGATCAGGCGGAGCTCGATAAAGAAAGAGGTGTAGTTTTGGAGGAAGAGCGTATGCGTTCCGGCATACAGTCGAGGATGAGTGAGCGCCTTATGCCCATCATTTACAACCGATCGAAATATGCTTCCCGTTTACCGATAGGCGTAGATAGTGTTCTTAAAAATTTCGATCGGGAAACCATTCTTTCTTTTTATAGAGATTGGTACCGCCCCGACCTGGAAGGCATTATTGTAGTTGGGGATATTGATCCAAAAGGCATCGAACAAAAGGTTAAGGCTCTGTTTGATGATCTGAAAGTGCCTGCCGTCCCCAAACTCAGGCCGGATTTTCAAATTCAGTTGAACGGAGCTAGACAGTATGCCGTAATTACTGACAAGGAAATGCAAGGATCGTCATTACAGGTAATCTATAAATTTCCGCACCGGAAACTCAGAACAAATGCCGATTATCTCGAATACCTGAAACGCAATCTGTTCAACCTCGTGCTGGCGAACAGGCTTCAATCTGTTTACCAGAATAATGCTGCTTTTTATTTGGGCGCCGGAGCCTCAGTGCAGCCCATTTTATCGAATGTTGACGCCTTTACAATAACCGTATCAACGAAGAACGGGCTATTGAAGCCCGGTTTTCAAGCGCTTTGGCGCGAAATGACAAAAATCAGAGATAACGGATTTACGGATGTAGAGTTAGAGACTGCGAAAACTTTTTATCTTTCTCGTGTTCAGGCGCAGGCCGACGAGGTGGATAAAGCACCCAGTGGCCAGTTGGCAGGCGAATACACCAGGTTGTTCCTCCAAGGAGAGGCCAGTCCCGGAGTACTAAAAGAGGCCGAATTAACTACCGCCTATCTTCCAACGATCAGCCCCAATCACTTAAAGCAATTGATGAAGCGGTATCTGGCCATGCCGGATCGTGATGTAATCGCTTCTGGCCCTGAATCTGCAAAAGACAAACTACCAATTGAAGCAGCACTGGCCGGTTGGCTTGATGAAGCCGATGCCAGCTCTGCACCGACAGGCATCGCAAATTCCGGGCAATTTGATGTAGAGCGAAAACCATTAATCGAAGCAATTTCTTCCCCTGGCAAAATTGTGTCGAGTAAGGAAATAAAAGCATTTGATGGTCACGAACTCGTGCTGAGCAATGGCCTGCGGATTATTGTAAAGCCAACGACCTTTCAAAATAATGAAATTGCTTTCTCTGCATTTAGTCCCGGCGGAACTTCTGTCACTAAGGATGCGGACTTCCGGTCGGCCTCTCTTGCCGCTGCGATCGTTTCGCAAAGCGGTATCGGGTCGTTTGGCAGTGAAACGCTAAGATTGAAGTTGACAGGTAAAATTGCTGGTGTTAGTCCTTTTATCAACGAACGCTTTGCTGGATTGTATGGAGCTACGAACATTTCAGATTTAGAGACTGCACTCCAGCTGACCTATTTATATTTCACCAGTCCAAGGAAAGACACGACCATATTTCAAAGCGAAATAGGTAGACTGACCGCCTCTCTTCAAAACAAGATTGATGTTCCTGACAATCAGTTTGCGGATACTGTTAACGCCGTTCTGACCAATAACTCTTACCGAAGGAAACCGATCAGCCTCGATGAGGTTAAGGAAATAGATCTCGATAAAATATTAAAATTTTACCGTGAGCAATTTAGTGACGCGTCAAATTTTACCTTTGTCTTCGTTGGAAATGTAAATCTTGAAACTGCAAAACCTTTATTTGAAAAATATCTTGGCGCGCTGCCGACTTCGAACAGCCACTATAACTGGCACGATTTAAATATCAGAATCCCCAGCGGAAAGCTAACGAAAACGGTAAAGGCCGGTGATGAGGTAAAGGCAACCGTATCTATGGTAATCAGTGGTGACTATCTTTTTAGTATAGAAGAAAATTTGAAATTAGAAGGAATAAAACAAATGTTGGAGATTCATTTAATAGAGCGTCTCCGCGAAAAAGAAAGCGGAGTTTACTCGCCGAAGGTAAATTTGGATCTATCCAAATATTTAAAACAGTACGCTTTTAGCATATCTTTTACCTGTGCGCCATCGAACGTAGATAAATTAATTGATGCGACTTGGCAAGAAATCAAATCTATAAAAGACCTTGGACCCACAGCGGACGACCTGAAAAAATTCCAGAGCGAACAAAGTTCAGCCATCGAAAGCAGCTTGGAAACCAATCGATTCTGGTTAAGCTATTTGACAAATCAATATCAAAATCAGGAAGATATCACAGCTGTTCAAAGGCAACGCGAACTATTGAAGTCATTCAACAGCGAAGTCTACCGGGATGCCGCCCAACGTTATTTGACAGATCGGAATTATATCCGGCTAGTAAAACTGCCAAAAGACCGATAG
- a CDS encoding sensor histidine kinase produces MKNRDIVFGHVIAWLVYILYEVSSVALTAGLHGPLYHFPVYYCCYIGLFYFNAHVVLDFAFFKTGRPYMVSGGLIAAEILLFFIIKAGLDLVMPGVTKSPEALLAKPYLLSNLFREVFFIGFSIAYWSMLGMVRFKERNHQMEREQLKNMASTLELKNRYVSVENAFLQTQISPHLLFNSLSFIYTSVRRLSDQAGNGVLLLSDLMRYSLVTGKDAESVLLSREVEQIWNLISLSRLRMEEHFYLQFKRKGRLAGKKIIPLLLITLVENAIKHGELDDRKVPVRISLSVEGDQLLFLTSNKIRESSPYKKGGLGLDNLQKRLANAYPGRFAFKFGKREGLFIVSLKITL; encoded by the coding sequence ATGAAGAACAGGGATATTGTTTTCGGGCATGTCATCGCCTGGTTGGTTTATATTCTTTATGAAGTCTCGTCCGTGGCCCTTACAGCCGGCCTGCACGGGCCCTTATATCATTTTCCCGTTTATTATTGCTGTTATATCGGCCTGTTCTATTTCAATGCGCACGTGGTCCTCGACTTCGCCTTTTTTAAGACGGGCAGGCCATATATGGTTTCGGGCGGACTGATCGCAGCGGAGATCCTTTTGTTCTTTATTATCAAAGCCGGGTTGGACTTGGTAATGCCCGGGGTTACAAAAAGCCCTGAGGCGCTGCTGGCTAAGCCCTATCTGCTTTCCAACCTGTTCAGGGAAGTGTTTTTTATCGGTTTCAGTATCGCCTATTGGTCGATGCTCGGAATGGTGCGGTTCAAAGAACGTAATCATCAGATGGAGCGGGAGCAATTGAAAAATATGGCCAGTACGCTGGAGTTAAAGAACAGGTATGTATCTGTCGAGAACGCCTTCCTTCAGACCCAGATCAGTCCGCACCTGCTGTTTAATTCCTTAAGTTTTATATACACTTCTGTGCGCAGGCTTTCTGATCAGGCAGGAAACGGAGTGCTGCTGTTATCGGACCTGATGCGCTATTCGCTGGTCACGGGAAAAGATGCTGAATCGGTTTTATTAAGCAGGGAAGTGGAACAGATCTGGAACCTGATCAGCCTGAGCCGCCTGCGCATGGAGGAACACTTTTACCTTCAGTTCAAACGGAAGGGAAGGCTGGCAGGCAAAAAGATAATTCCCTTGCTGCTGATCACGCTCGTGGAGAATGCCATAAAGCATGGCGAACTTGATGATCGTAAAGTGCCTGTCAGAATTTCCCTTTCTGTAGAAGGGGACCAGCTGTTATTTCTGACCTCCAATAAGATCAGGGAGAGCTCTCCTTACAAAAAGGGCGGCCTTGGGCTGGATAACCTGCAGAAGCGGCTGGCCAATGCTTACCCTGGCAGGTTTGCCTTTAAATTCGGCAAAAGAGAGGGCTTGTTTATCGTTAGTCTAAAAATAACTTTATGA
- a CDS encoding LytR/AlgR family response regulator transcription factor — protein sequence MNFTCYIVDDDPDAVDLLQEYIGQTEGLDLVGSSLSPVTALQEITREDAPDITFIDVDMRVMNGIELAGLVNLYTNVVFTTAFPEYALQAFEKAAYDYILKPINYERFYRSIQNIRHKMKKAWRGNSLAPDEFFNIKSELKERMVKVKTAEVIYVEGAGNYIIIHTERNEKHMTYLKMKEIEHHLPRQLFARVHRSFIVNMNHVEIIERNRIKLVNDQELVMGDYYKKRFLDIMDGRLIKTDRKP from the coding sequence ATGAATTTTACCTGTTATATCGTTGATGATGATCCGGATGCAGTTGACCTGCTGCAGGAGTATATCGGTCAGACTGAAGGGCTCGACCTGGTCGGTTCATCGCTGAGCCCGGTAACCGCGCTGCAGGAGATCACGCGGGAAGATGCACCGGACATCACATTTATCGACGTCGACATGCGCGTCATGAACGGCATAGAACTTGCCGGCCTCGTCAACCTGTACACCAACGTAGTGTTCACGACCGCTTTTCCGGAGTACGCGTTGCAGGCCTTCGAAAAAGCTGCCTATGATTACATTTTAAAACCGATCAATTATGAACGGTTCTACCGCTCTATACAGAACATCAGGCATAAAATGAAAAAGGCCTGGCGGGGAAATTCGCTGGCACCGGATGAGTTTTTTAATATCAAGAGTGAGCTGAAGGAGCGGATGGTGAAAGTAAAAACCGCAGAGGTGATCTATGTTGAGGGGGCGGGAAATTATATCATTATCCATACGGAGCGTAATGAAAAACACATGACTTACCTCAAAATGAAGGAAATTGAACATCACTTGCCGAGACAATTATTCGCCAGGGTGCACCGCTCTTTCATTGTGAACATGAACCATGTTGAAATCATTGAAAGGAATCGGATCAAACTGGTCAATGACCAGGAACTGGTGATGGGCGATTATTATAAAAAACGCTTCCTGGACATCATGGACGGGAGACTGATCAAAACCGACCGTAAGCCCTGA
- a CDS encoding DUF1735 domain-containing protein yields the protein MKKISIYIIILCSLTIFSGCLKDDIKPDYSGIEPIIINPLSNYPGRSFFPIMLTDSALGTKKLNLRVNYSFIETAPKNITVTLKVNDSLSIAYNNAFGKNYIKLPASAYSVGDLRVTIAKGADQAQLQIIVDPTKIAGSNDYIIAFTIVNADGIKVASNYRDMVYTLKGR from the coding sequence ATGAAAAAAATATCAATATATATCATTATCCTTTGCTCGCTTACAATATTCTCGGGTTGTTTGAAAGATGATATCAAGCCTGACTACTCAGGCATAGAACCGATCATTATCAACCCATTGTCGAATTATCCAGGCAGATCCTTTTTTCCGATAATGTTGACAGATAGCGCACTTGGAACAAAGAAGCTGAATCTCAGGGTGAACTACTCATTTATAGAGACGGCACCAAAGAACATTACTGTGACTTTAAAGGTAAACGATTCTCTTTCGATAGCTTATAACAACGCCTTTGGAAAAAACTATATCAAACTGCCGGCTAGCGCCTATTCGGTTGGTGATTTGCGTGTAACTATTGCCAAGGGGGCGGATCAGGCCCAGCTACAGATTATTGTGGATCCAACGAAAATAGCTGGCTCAAATGATTATATCATCGCTTTTACAATTGTGAACGCCGATGGAATAAAGGTCGCTTCAAACTACCGGGATATGGTGTACACATTAAAGGGCCGATAA